From the genome of Prevotella herbatica, one region includes:
- a CDS encoding succinate dehydrogenase/fumarate reductase iron-sulfur subunit produces the protein MAKNISFTIKYWKQNGPKEQGHFDTHEMKNIPEDTSFLEMLDILNEELIEAGQEPFVFDHDCREGICGMCSLYINGTPHGKTERGATTCQLYMRRFNEGDVITVEPWRSAGFPVIKDCMVDRSAFDKIIQAGGYTTIRTGQAQDANAILIPKENADEAMDCATCIGCGACVAACKNGSAMLFVSSKVSQLALLPQGRPEAAKRAKAMVAKMDELGFGNCTNTRACEAVCPKSESIANIARLNREFIVAKLAD, from the coding sequence ATGGCAAAAAATATTTCTTTCACAATAAAGTATTGGAAACAGAATGGTCCTAAGGAACAAGGTCATTTCGATACACACGAGATGAAGAATATTCCTGAAGATACTTCATTCCTTGAGATGCTTGACATCCTTAACGAGGAACTTATTGAAGCAGGTCAGGAACCATTCGTATTCGATCACGACTGCCGCGAGGGTATCTGTGGTATGTGTTCTCTTTACATCAACGGAACACCACACGGAAAGACTGAGCGCGGAGCTACAACATGTCAGCTTTATATGCGTCGTTTCAACGAAGGTGACGTTATTACTGTAGAGCCTTGGCGTTCTGCTGGTTTCCCAGTTATCAAGGACTGTATGGTAGACCGTTCTGCATTCGATAAGATTATTCAGGCTGGTGGTTATACAACTATCCGTACAGGACAGGCTCAGGATGCCAACGCAATCCTTATTCCTAAGGAGAACGCTGACGAGGCTATGGATTGTGCAACTTGTATTGGTTGTGGTGCATGTGTTGCAGCTTGTAAAAATGGCTCTGCGATGCTTTTCGTCAGCTCTAAGGTTAGTCAGTTGGCTCTTCTGCCACAAGGACGCCCTGAGGCTGCAAAACGCGCTAAGGCGATGGTTGCTAAGATGGATGAACTTGGCTTTGGTAACTGTACAAACACTCGTGCATGCGAGGCTGTATGTCCAAAGAGCGAGTCTATCGCTAACATAGCACGCCTTAACCGTGAGTTTATCGTGGCTAAGCTTGCAGATTAA
- a CDS encoding LOG family protein: MKISIFCSANDNIDKDFFKMTEELGAWIAKSGHSIVFGGCNCGLMECIGKSVHNAGGMTIGVIPQIIEKGGKVSDSVDVNIACDNLSDRKELMLAKSDVVIALPGGIGTLDEIFTVAASHTIGYHKKTVILYNMKGFYDSLIALLNDMQDRGMIRGKWTDYILAAENISDIEDIMKSM, from the coding sequence ATGAAAATATCAATCTTTTGCTCTGCTAACGATAATATAGACAAAGATTTCTTTAAAATGACAGAAGAGTTAGGAGCATGGATAGCAAAAAGCGGTCATTCCATCGTTTTCGGAGGATGTAACTGCGGACTTATGGAATGTATTGGCAAAAGCGTTCACAACGCTGGAGGAATGACAATAGGAGTGATTCCGCAGATAATTGAAAAGGGCGGCAAGGTGAGCGACTCTGTCGACGTAAACATTGCATGTGATAATCTTAGCGACCGAAAGGAACTGATGCTTGCCAAAAGCGACGTAGTAATTGCGCTTCCTGGAGGTATTGGAACTCTTGACGAGATATTCACTGTCGCTGCTAGCCACACAATAGGATACCACAAGAAAACAGTGATACTTTACAACATGAAGGGATTTTATGATTCTCTTATCGCATTGCTCAACGACATGCAGGATCGTGGAATGATTCGTGGTAAATGGACTGATTATATTCTCGCTGCCGAGAATATATCTGATATAGAAGACATTATGAAGTCAATGTAA
- a CDS encoding sugar O-acetyltransferase — protein MKTEFEKMRSEELYNFSDKEINTSLRHAKDLCTRLQTLTLSSPEYRDVIEKLIPNFPKSSGICPPFHCDHGSGIRIGERSFLNYNCVILDGACVTIGNDVKIGPSCQLLTPQHPINYKERRGTCETSFPITIGDDTWLGGGVVVCPGVRIGKRCIIAAGSVVIHDIPDDCMAAGNPAVVKKHLNE, from the coding sequence ATGAAAACAGAATTTGAAAAGATGCGTTCCGAAGAACTTTATAATTTTTCGGACAAAGAGATAAACACAAGTTTAAGACATGCCAAAGATTTGTGTACACGCCTACAAACTCTCACACTTTCATCACCAGAATATAGAGATGTAATTGAGAAACTCATTCCTAATTTTCCAAAATCATCTGGAATTTGCCCTCCTTTTCATTGCGACCATGGTTCTGGAATAAGAATTGGCGAACGCTCGTTTCTTAATTACAATTGCGTAATTCTTGACGGTGCTTGTGTCACAATAGGTAATGATGTGAAGATTGGACCATCATGTCAATTACTCACCCCACAGCACCCAATAAACTATAAGGAGCGCAGGGGAACTTGTGAGACATCTTTCCCGATAACGATAGGCGACGATACGTGGCTGGGAGGTGGCGTTGTTGTATGTCCTGGGGTAAGAATAGGGAAACGTTGCATAATCGCAGCAGGAAGCGTTGTAATACACGACATTCCTGATGATTGTATGGCTGCTGGCAACCCAGCCGTAGTAAAGAAACATCTTAACGAATAA
- a CDS encoding DUF3298 and DUF4163 domain-containing protein, whose protein sequence is MKKTLQTIVIGGLALCALNACTHSETIPYDIRVKTDSVTINNKVGNFSIKADCPTSKTEALTSTINEWLSETMGGTYEGGYNETMPIAKHYINSAFGHDSADYAELKKDTANNDREWKYEYICNSQKTAETAKFVTFEYSCYEYQGGAHGSTIVTGQTFRKSDGRRIGWEVLNNSYDDDFQNIIKIGLRKYFNVKNDNELKSCLMLDNMYIIPLPKCPPLFTKDGIKLVYGQYEIAPYAAGTPQLTIPYSQLNKFLNVTAKSLTK, encoded by the coding sequence ATGAAAAAAACATTACAGACAATTGTTATCGGAGGTTTGGCACTATGTGCTTTGAATGCCTGTACACACAGTGAAACTATTCCTTATGATATTAGAGTTAAGACCGACAGCGTTACTATAAACAATAAAGTTGGCAACTTCTCTATAAAGGCAGATTGCCCAACAAGCAAAACAGAAGCTTTGACTAGCACTATAAATGAATGGTTGAGTGAAACAATGGGCGGAACATACGAAGGAGGATACAATGAGACTATGCCTATTGCAAAGCATTATATTAATTCCGCTTTCGGTCATGACTCGGCTGATTATGCCGAACTAAAAAAGGATACAGCTAACAATGACCGTGAATGGAAGTACGAATACATTTGCAATTCACAAAAGACTGCTGAGACTGCGAAGTTCGTCACTTTTGAATATTCATGTTATGAATATCAAGGAGGTGCTCATGGCTCAACAATTGTGACAGGACAGACATTCCGCAAAAGCGACGGAAGACGAATAGGATGGGAAGTATTAAACAACTCGTATGACGATGACTTCCAGAATATAATAAAGATTGGACTGAGAAAATATTTCAATGTCAAGAATGATAACGAACTGAAAAGTTGTTTAATGCTTGACAATATGTATATTATTCCGCTCCCCAAATGTCCACCCTTGTTTACTAAAGATGGTATTAAATTAGTCTACGGACAATATGAGATAGCTCCTTATGCAGCAGGAACTCCACAATTAACGATACCTTACTCGCAATTGAATAAGTTCTTGAATGTCACAGCTAAATCACTAACTAAATAG
- a CDS encoding DEAD/DEAH box helicase, translating into MKTFEELGVSEEIRRAIEELGFEHPMPVQEEVIPYLLGSKNDVIALAQTGTGKTAAYGLPMLQKIDPKNNATQAIVLSPTRELCVQIADDLNGFGKHIDGLHIVAVYGGADIRSQIRTIKHGVQIIVATPGRLVDLINRGVTELGQVNNIVLDEADEMLKMGFSDSINTIFEQLPEDKNTLLFSATMSKEVERVGKSYLHEYKEIVVGSRNEGAEHVDHIYYLVHSKDKYLALKRIVDFYPRIFAIIFCRTKIETQEVADKLIKDGYNAEALHGDLSQQQRDLTMQKFRQHTVQLLIATDVAARGLDVDDLTHVINYGLPDDIESYTHRSGRTGRAGKKGTSISIIHIKEKWKVRQIEKQIGKEFIDGELPKPEEICTKQLYKVMDEIMKTDVDEDQIAPYLDEITRQFECVDKEDIIKKMVTITFGRFLEYYKNAREIEKPTGARRGDRDSDRGDRGSRGKSASGVRRKHDTEAGFSRLFVNLGKNDGFYPGEIMQYLNKNIHGRQEVGHIDILQNFAYIEVPEGDAQKVMNALNGTSYKGREVRCNDASEEGHGRSSRGGERSSRGGDRGGYRNDRGGRDSRGGRRDGARPERRSDKPQDKPEDWRSLMKGGDLKGAEPDFSEEGWARRKPRKK; encoded by the coding sequence TTGAAGACATTTGAAGAGTTAGGCGTAAGCGAAGAGATTCGCCGTGCCATTGAGGAATTGGGTTTTGAACATCCAATGCCAGTTCAGGAAGAAGTAATCCCTTATTTATTAGGAAGTAAAAACGATGTAATCGCACTGGCACAGACCGGTACGGGTAAAACTGCGGCTTATGGTTTGCCAATGTTGCAAAAGATTGACCCTAAAAACAATGCCACTCAGGCTATTGTTCTTAGTCCAACACGTGAACTTTGTGTTCAGATTGCAGACGATCTCAACGGTTTTGGTAAGCATATCGACGGACTTCATATAGTAGCAGTATATGGAGGTGCAGATATTCGTTCGCAAATTCGCACTATCAAGCATGGTGTGCAGATTATCGTTGCTACACCTGGACGTCTTGTAGATTTGATTAACCGTGGTGTTACTGAGTTGGGTCAAGTAAACAATATTGTTCTTGACGAGGCTGACGAGATGCTTAAAATGGGTTTCTCAGACAGTATAAACACTATTTTTGAGCAGTTGCCTGAAGATAAGAATACCCTTCTTTTCTCTGCAACAATGAGCAAGGAAGTTGAAAGGGTAGGAAAAAGTTATTTGCATGAATACAAGGAAATTGTTGTAGGTAGCCGTAATGAAGGTGCTGAACATGTAGATCATATCTATTATCTTGTTCATTCTAAAGACAAGTATCTTGCCTTAAAGCGTATTGTGGACTTTTATCCACGTATCTTTGCAATTATTTTCTGTCGTACTAAGATCGAAACTCAGGAAGTAGCTGATAAGTTGATTAAGGACGGATATAATGCCGAGGCTTTACATGGTGACCTTAGTCAGCAGCAGCGTGATCTCACGATGCAAAAGTTCCGTCAGCATACAGTTCAGTTGCTTATCGCAACAGACGTAGCTGCTCGTGGTCTTGATGTTGATGACCTTACTCATGTTATCAACTATGGTTTGCCTGATGATATTGAAAGTTATACTCACCGTAGTGGTCGTACAGGACGCGCCGGAAAGAAGGGTACATCAATAAGTATTATTCATATAAAGGAAAAGTGGAAAGTTCGTCAGATTGAGAAACAAATTGGTAAGGAGTTTATCGATGGTGAATTGCCAAAGCCTGAAGAAATCTGTACAAAACAGCTTTATAAGGTAATGGACGAAATAATGAAGACCGATGTTGATGAAGATCAGATTGCTCCATATCTTGATGAGATTACACGTCAGTTTGAATGTGTTGACAAGGAAGATATTATTAAGAAGATGGTTACAATCACCTTTGGTCGCTTCCTTGAATATTATAAGAATGCACGTGAAATAGAGAAACCTACTGGAGCACGCAGGGGTGACCGTGACAGTGATCGTGGTGACAGAGGCTCAAGAGGTAAAAGTGCAAGCGGTGTTCGCCGTAAGCATGATACTGAGGCTGGATTCAGTCGCTTGTTTGTCAACCTTGGAAAGAACGATGGTTTCTATCCTGGCGAGATAATGCAATACTTGAATAAGAATATCCACGGACGTCAGGAAGTGGGACATATTGATATCTTGCAGAATTTTGCTTATATTGAGGTTCCAGAAGGTGATGCACAGAAAGTCATGAATGCTCTAAACGGTACAAGTTATAAGGGACGTGAAGTTCGTTGTAATGATGCTTCCGAAGAGGGACATGGACGTTCTTCTCGTGGTGGTGAGCGTAGTAGCCGTGGCGGTGATCGTGGCGGATATCGCAATGACCGTGGCGGTCGTGATAGTCGTGGCGGTAGACGTGATGGAGCTAGACCTGAAAGACGTTCAGATAAGCCGCAAGATAAGCCTGAGGACTGGAGAAGTCTTATGAAAGGCGGTGATCTGAAGGGTGCTGAACCTGACTTTAGTGAGGAAGGCTGGGCACGCAGAAAGCCAAGAAAGAAATAA
- a CDS encoding TlpA disulfide reductase family protein, translating to MNKLFLGIAMLLSAQATFADNGNFTVKGELKNFGDTIIAFVPVNKDYVRDTILVKNNKFEAKLNVSEPSNIYLMSPGTMRRTESKRVVIPAVPGEMAVLTGDLATRYDISGSQFYKQYGEFDRVLEAASKPMTDFEASLDKRVAAGEDRGKIMDEYEAKAPEFQKAITSAIFSFIKNHADWEASAVAVTNLDADTINSGVALLAESVKNGRLKPFYQTVLDNYKAKAEREAKAKAAQASGVLAPDFTLNDINGKPLTLSSLRGKYVLLDFWGSWCIWCIKGMPQMKEYYSKYAGKFEILGVDCNDTEAKWKEAVQKHELPWLHVYCPKGSNALDGYAIQGFPTKILIGPDGKIVKTIVGEDPAFYKFLDDTFSK from the coding sequence ATGAATAAATTATTTTTAGGTATTGCAATGTTGCTTTCAGCACAAGCTACATTCGCAGACAACGGTAACTTTACCGTTAAGGGTGAATTGAAGAACTTTGGCGATACTATAATTGCCTTTGTTCCTGTTAACAAGGATTATGTGCGTGATACAATCCTAGTAAAGAACAATAAGTTTGAGGCAAAGCTTAATGTCTCCGAACCATCAAATATATATCTTATGTCTCCTGGTACTATGCGCCGAACTGAGAGCAAACGTGTCGTAATCCCAGCTGTTCCTGGTGAAATGGCAGTTCTTACAGGTGATCTTGCTACAAGATATGATATCAGCGGTAGTCAGTTTTATAAGCAGTATGGCGAGTTTGACCGTGTTTTAGAGGCTGCAAGTAAACCGATGACTGATTTTGAAGCAAGTCTTGACAAGCGTGTTGCAGCAGGTGAAGATCGTGGCAAGATTATGGATGAATACGAGGCAAAAGCTCCTGAGTTTCAGAAGGCTATCACTTCGGCTATATTTTCTTTCATAAAGAACCATGCAGATTGGGAAGCTAGTGCAGTTGCCGTTACCAATCTTGATGCGGATACAATTAATTCTGGTGTTGCTTTGTTGGCAGAGAGCGTAAAGAATGGTAGGCTGAAACCTTTCTATCAGACCGTTTTAGACAATTATAAGGCTAAAGCTGAACGTGAGGCTAAAGCAAAGGCTGCACAGGCTTCTGGTGTTTTGGCTCCAGACTTTACATTGAATGATATAAACGGTAAGCCATTGACTCTTTCAAGTCTTCGTGGCAAGTATGTTCTTCTTGATTTCTGGGGATCATGGTGTATATGGTGTATAAAGGGTATGCCTCAGATGAAGGAATATTATAGTAAATATGCCGGTAAGTTCGAGATTCTTGGTGTTGACTGCAATGATACAGAAGCCAAATGGAAAGAGGCTGTACAGAAGCATGAATTGCCTTGGCTGCATGTATATTGTCCAAAGGGTAGCAATGCTCTTGACGGCTATGCAATTCAGGGTTTCCCTACAAAGATTCTTATAGGTCCTGACGGGAAGATTGTTAAGACTATAGTTGGTGAGGATCCTGCTTTCTATAAGTTCCTTGATGATACATTCTCAAAATAA
- a CDS encoding outer membrane beta-barrel family protein translates to MKRYILFLIAAFVALSVSAQRITHDFRDVSMSKVLKIIEANTSKYKINFIYNELEDFTVTTSIDKKTVPDAIRDVIGFYPIRMTVDGDNIFVECVQKESTKLIGEVVDKRGQPIVYANISLLSARDSTFINGGVSNLAGQFVIPCGAKHALVKISCIGYKTILRPFDVGDIGKIVMTEDMQVIKGVIVKGYRPIIKHEENKTIFDINQMPKIENLTSKDVLKFAPGVIINSNGDIKMAGKKATVFVNGRQLSDEEQSTFMTNLKASEISKIELSQNHGGENDASIQGGIINIITKKNRHGFTGNMDLYSSTPQSGYYNITPSANMFFGTEKWNIYGSYSYSKAKASQYGETENNYLYNGTKHAEKGSYLSFKKQHVYRIGAVFNVTPKHTFGLELNGISSLPTTNYGKNDVTYTLQNNKFFNGEGLSHYYSHSDFYNIVGSYNWNIDNQKSLLKVLLNYNNKNQKTDNQLETNYLNYSEKDVNETDVTSAQSHNITSNIDLRKNFLGQWSFLSGVKLLTSKRNSFYSVDNNIDASRTTAGWKYKENIYGGYIGGSKNIGNLFMKLNFRIEKTNINGHVDDNNNISINYTNFIPYIFASYNTAHSYEYSFYYTKSINRPPFSLMNGYVNRISDVLYDKGNPNLKAELTDMLNFTVSHARHTLSLIYNHTPNTITEYFEVENGITYHTNINYGTTSSLMLNYSYSGSIFKWWQTNLYLSGNYTRIPQSYNKTKLFGGEMNFNNRMIWNHFGILSIGASYNSPFISENVYCKGSTTMDLSIEHSFLKDALTIQLGTDDLFNGSKTKATNRVPTLEYNVYIKNQTRQIWCRIAYNFSTKSKTNKNKIDNYNSIKDRL, encoded by the coding sequence ATGAAAAGATATATATTATTTCTGATTGCAGCTTTTGTTGCTCTCTCAGTCAGTGCACAGAGAATCACACATGATTTCAGAGACGTCTCCATGTCTAAGGTCCTCAAGATTATAGAGGCGAATACCAGTAAGTACAAGATCAACTTTATCTATAACGAACTTGAAGATTTTACCGTTACTACCAGCATTGACAAAAAGACTGTGCCCGATGCCATAAGAGACGTGATAGGCTTTTATCCCATAAGGATGACGGTCGATGGAGATAACATCTTTGTAGAGTGTGTACAGAAAGAAAGCACGAAACTGATAGGAGAGGTTGTCGACAAGAGAGGTCAACCCATAGTTTACGCCAACATATCATTGCTGTCCGCCAGAGACTCAACATTCATCAATGGTGGAGTCAGCAATCTGGCAGGGCAGTTTGTCATCCCATGCGGTGCAAAGCATGCCTTGGTCAAAATATCCTGCATAGGATATAAAACCATTTTAAGGCCATTCGATGTCGGTGATATTGGCAAGATAGTCATGACAGAAGATATGCAAGTAATCAAAGGTGTCATTGTTAAAGGATACCGTCCAATAATTAAGCATGAAGAAAACAAAACAATCTTTGATATTAATCAGATGCCAAAAATTGAGAACCTAACGTCCAAAGATGTATTGAAGTTTGCACCTGGAGTAATAATAAATTCAAATGGCGACATCAAGATGGCAGGGAAGAAAGCAACAGTTTTCGTGAATGGCAGACAATTGTCTGATGAAGAACAAAGCACTTTCATGACAAATCTTAAAGCTTCTGAAATATCAAAAATAGAGTTGTCTCAAAATCATGGTGGTGAAAATGATGCAAGCATTCAAGGTGGTATCATAAATATTATAACCAAGAAAAACAGACATGGTTTTACTGGTAATATGGATTTATATTCAAGTACACCACAGTCAGGATATTACAATATTACACCGTCTGCAAATATGTTTTTTGGTACAGAGAAATGGAACATATATGGCAGTTACTCATACTCTAAAGCAAAAGCTTCACAATATGGTGAAACAGAAAATAATTATTTATATAACGGCACTAAGCACGCAGAAAAAGGAAGTTATCTAAGCTTCAAGAAACAGCACGTGTATCGTATTGGAGCCGTTTTTAATGTTACTCCAAAACATACTTTTGGACTAGAGTTAAATGGGATAAGTAGTCTGCCTACTACAAATTATGGAAAAAATGACGTGACTTACACACTCCAAAACAATAAGTTTTTTAATGGAGAAGGACTATCGCATTATTATAGTCATTCTGATTTTTATAATATCGTAGGGTCGTATAATTGGAACATTGATAATCAGAAGAGTTTGCTAAAAGTATTATTAAACTATAATAATAAAAATCAGAAGACTGATAATCAATTAGAAACTAACTATCTGAATTATTCAGAGAAAGATGTAAATGAAACAGATGTAACATCTGCACAATCGCATAATATCACATCAAATATTGATTTACGTAAGAACTTCCTTGGACAATGGAGTTTCTTATCAGGAGTAAAACTTCTAACCAGCAAAAGGAATAGTTTTTATTCTGTAGACAACAATATTGATGCTAGCAGAACTACTGCAGGATGGAAATATAAAGAAAATATCTATGGTGGATATATAGGAGGTTCCAAGAATATAGGGAATTTATTTATGAAATTAAACTTTCGTATTGAAAAGACAAATATTAATGGTCATGTAGATGATAACAATAATATTAGTATAAACTATACAAATTTTATTCCTTATATTTTCGCTTCATACAATACAGCCCACAGTTATGAGTATTCTTTTTATTACACAAAATCCATTAACAGACCGCCATTCTCTTTGATGAATGGATATGTTAATCGCATATCAGATGTATTGTATGACAAAGGAAATCCTAATTTGAAAGCAGAACTAACAGACATGCTAAACTTTACTGTTTCTCATGCAAGACATACGCTATCATTGATATATAATCATACACCGAATACTATTACCGAGTATTTTGAAGTTGAAAATGGAATCACTTACCATACAAATATAAACTATGGTACAACATCATCCCTGATGCTTAATTACTCATACAGCGGTTCAATTTTCAAGTGGTGGCAAACAAATTTATACCTTTCAGGAAATTACACACGCATCCCACAAAGTTATAATAAAACAAAACTATTTGGCGGTGAAATGAACTTTAATAACAGAATGATCTGGAATCATTTTGGAATACTTTCCATTGGTGCGTCATACAATTCACCATTTATAAGCGAAAACGTATATTGTAAAGGTAGTACGACTATGGATTTGTCAATAGAACACTCTTTTTTAAAGGATGCATTGACAATACAACTTGGTACTGATGACTTATTTAACGGTAGTAAAACAAAAGCTACTAATCGCGTTCCAACACTAGAATACAATGTATATATAAAAAATCAGACACGCCAAATATGGTGTAGAATCGCATATAACTTTTCTACAAAGTCAAAAACAAATAAAAACAAAATTGATAACTATAACAGTATAAAGGATAGACTGTAG
- a CDS encoding FecR domain-containing protein, with protein sequence MQKKKDFEEFFRSNYKQMLRLSHHFSLSRIPAILIGIVLLPGITYAAIVINRSSSDKQSVRKAQIEQVMTDKPVKSINAETTDTTTQKEQLFDNVELQTILDDISSYYKLKVIYHSDKSRHLRLHFYWDKTKDAETIVESLNHFENVNMTLTDSKIDVK encoded by the coding sequence ATGCAAAAGAAAAAGGATTTTGAAGAGTTTTTCAGAAGTAACTATAAGCAGATGTTGAGACTATCCCATCATTTCTCATTGAGTAGGATACCAGCCATATTGATTGGTATAGTATTGTTGCCGGGCATAACCTATGCAGCAATAGTCATTAATCGGAGTTCCTCTGATAAACAATCTGTCCGGAAAGCACAGATTGAGCAAGTGATGACAGACAAGCCTGTCAAGAGCATCAATGCAGAAACTACCGATACCACCACACAAAAAGAACAATTATTTGATAACGTAGAGTTACAAACTATACTTGATGACATATCCTCATATTACAAACTAAAGGTGATCTATCATTCAGACAAGTCAAGACATCTGCGTCTGCACTTTTATTGGGATAAAACCAAGGATGCAGAAACTATCGTAGAGTCATTGAACCATTTTGAGAATGTGAACATGACATTGACTGACAGTAAAATAGATGTAAAATGA